From the Cryptomeria japonica chromosome 2, Sugi_1.0, whole genome shotgun sequence genome, one window contains:
- the LOC131072784 gene encoding uncharacterized protein LOC131072784, protein MAATSLFISNSFSSCLFSQRQTLSSKSYLHDYPTAIPFSCSSTCFSTHKLNYFSAPKTYALRSSKFHKKLAPPVKGGGSSTLQYTEDEEAPSAAAIVDRFYAAINRKDVKLLSKLLAEDCTLYCMFFFQPFKGKDNVMMFLWDLMDSMDSQMQFVIDETTEGKPHKVAELWHLEQKKEKFYLGSGCSFHNCKSYQGKLLITDIQIFTDLPIKLDILAFAFVKVVRKVIKAFPFLPKQMHQLQNPQYQFLCGLAFSLLVLCNLLGLL, encoded by the exons ATGGCAGCCACATCTCTtttcatttcaaactcattttcctCATGCCTATTCTCTCAGAGGCAAACTCTGAGCTCCAAATCATACCTCCATGACTACCCAACTGCCATTCCATTTTCCTGTTCCTCAACTTGTTTCAGTACTCATAAACTCAATTACTTTTCTGCACCCAAAACCTATGCATTAAGAAGCAGTAAATTCCACAAGAAATTGGCACCACCTGTGAAGGGAGGAGGGAGTTCCACCCTCCAATATACAGAAGATGAAGAAGCACCATCAGCTGCAGCCATTGTTGATAGGTTTTATGCTGCAATAAACAGAAAAGATGTTAAATTGTTGTCAAAACTTTTAGCAGAAGACTGTACCTTGTATTGTATGTTCTTCTTTCAGCCTTTTAAAGGCAAAGAT AATGTTATGATGTTTCTATGGGATTTGATGGATTCTATGGACTCTCAAATGCAATTTGTGATAGATGAGACCACTGAAGGAAAGCCACATAAAGTGGCAGAATTGTGGCATTTAG AACAGAAAAAGGAAAAGTTTTACTTAGGCAGTGGTTGTAGCTTCCACAATTGTAAAAGTTATCAAGGAAAGCTCTTAATCACTGACATTCAAATCTTCACAGACTTACCAATTAAGCTGGACATCCTtgctttt GCTTTTGTGAAGGTCGTTAGAAAAGTAATAAAGGCATTTCCATTTCTGCCTAAACAAATGCATCAACTTCAAAACCCTCAATACCAATTTCTATGTGGGTTGGCATTTTCCCTGTTGGTGTTATGCAATCTACTTGGTTTATTGTAA